One Proteinivorax tanatarense DNA segment encodes these proteins:
- a CDS encoding DUF2225 domain-containing protein, producing the protein MGTPLYSIDLECLYCNSAFESLKVKTSKIIKKHQDSDFCTYYKGDNPFFYDAYVCPNCGFAFTKNFSKSLNSEQKNAYQPLAEKWYKRHKFSMARNIGAAIEAYKLAFLSAVTVKEHNLVLAGLSLRIAWFNRYKKKINDEYKFLRISREYYNNSYEEGEIVNYEKPEIYLIYLLGDLSARLGEYNEAIKWFSRVTEHEERGLHQSIENMARDRWKEVKEQLKKEDVNAENIS; encoded by the coding sequence ATGGGGACACCGTTATATAGTATAGATTTGGAATGTTTATATTGTAATAGTGCCTTTGAAAGCCTAAAAGTTAAAACCAGTAAGATAATAAAGAAACATCAAGATAGTGATTTTTGTACATATTATAAAGGAGATAATCCTTTTTTTTATGATGCGTATGTCTGCCCTAATTGTGGGTTTGCTTTTACGAAAAATTTTTCTAAGTCTTTAAATAGTGAGCAGAAAAATGCATACCAACCATTAGCTGAAAAATGGTACAAACGCCATAAATTTTCTATGGCAAGAAATATTGGGGCTGCAATTGAAGCCTACAAGCTTGCTTTTTTATCCGCCGTAACTGTAAAAGAGCATAATCTTGTTTTGGCGGGATTGTCTTTGAGGATAGCCTGGTTTAATAGATATAAAAAAAAGATAAATGACGAATATAAATTTTTAAGGATTTCTAGGGAGTACTATAATAATTCTTATGAAGAAGGAGAAATTGTAAATTATGAAAAACCAGAAATTTATCTTATATATTTGCTAGGCGATTTGTCAGCTAGACTAGGAGAATATAACGAAGCTATTAAATGGTTTTCTAGAGTTACAGAACATGAAGAAAGAGGATTACATCAGTCTATTGAAAATATGGCAAGGGATAGATGGAAGGAAGTAAAGGAACAGCTTAAAAAGGAAGATGTTAATGCCGAAAATATTAGTTAG
- a CDS encoding DUF523 domain-containing protein translates to MPKILVSSCLLGQPCRYNGTHSLNKTVVEFCSDKNVLLACPEVLGGLPTPRLPAEIHRGDGNRVLNGEGVVFNKLGVDVSGFFLLGAIKTYKLTKVNNIRLALLKSKSPSCGSRTIYSGKFNGELKTGDGVTAALLKENKVKVIAEEDI, encoded by the coding sequence ATGCCGAAAATATTAGTTAGTAGTTGCTTACTTGGTCAGCCTTGTAGATATAATGGTACCCATAGCCTTAATAAAACTGTGGTAGAGTTTTGTAGTGATAAAAATGTGTTGTTAGCTTGTCCTGAGGTTTTAGGAGGGCTACCTACGCCTCGACTTCCAGCTGAAATACATCGAGGGGATGGAAATCGGGTATTGAATGGTGAGGGGGTAGTTTTTAACAAGCTAGGAGTTGATGTAAGTGGTTTTTTTTTGTTAGGAGCTATAAAAACATATAAGTTAACAAAAGTAAACAATATTAGGCTTGCACTACTCAAAAGTAAAAGTCCATCTTGCGGAAGCAGAACTATTTATAGTGGAAAGTTTAACGGAGAACTTAAAACAGGTGATGGAGTAACTGCTGCGTTGCTTAAAGAAAATAAGGTTAAAGTAATAGCTGAGGAGGATATATAA
- the nadE gene encoding NAD(+) synthase: protein MSRDLELENRVEFLKNYTEKAKANGLILGISGGKDSAVVAALAKRAFPDNCMGLIMPCHSMDEDVSHGKKLCEELEMDYNIIDLSSTYDSMLNTLEEPLDELAKSNIKPRLRMTTLYAVAQQKNYLVLGTGNRAEIVLGYFTKYGDGGSDVNPISDLKVQEVFELAKALNIPQEIINKPPSAGLWEGQTDEQELGIRYKEVDDFLDGKEVSSKVRKTIIQKYKASKHKRQTFAEYRDLGPLDI from the coding sequence ATGAGTCGCGATTTAGAGTTAGAGAACAGAGTAGAATTTTTAAAAAATTACACTGAAAAAGCTAAAGCAAATGGATTAATTCTAGGGATAAGTGGGGGAAAAGATAGTGCTGTAGTAGCAGCTCTAGCAAAAAGGGCTTTTCCTGATAATTGCATGGGTTTAATAATGCCATGTCACTCAATGGATGAAGATGTCAGTCATGGGAAAAAATTATGTGAAGAGCTGGAAATGGATTATAATATTATAGACTTATCAAGTACTTATGATTCAATGCTAAACACTCTGGAAGAGCCTTTAGATGAATTAGCAAAGAGTAATATTAAACCTAGACTAAGAATGACAACATTATATGCCGTTGCCCAACAGAAAAACTATCTAGTGTTGGGAACAGGGAATAGAGCTGAAATAGTACTAGGTTATTTCACTAAATATGGTGATGGAGGTAGTGATGTAAATCCAATTTCTGATTTAAAAGTTCAAGAGGTATTTGAGTTAGCTAAAGCTTTAAATATTCCCCAAGAAATAATAAACAAACCTCCCTCTGCTGGTCTATGGGAAGGGCAAACTGATGAACAGGAATTGGGAATACGATATAAGGAAGTTGATGACTTTTTAGATGGAAAAGAAGTAAGCTCTAAGGTAAGAAAAACAATAATACAAAAATATAAAGCTAGTAAGCATAAAAGACAAACATTCGCTGAATATAGAGATCTTGGTCCACTAGATATATAA
- a CDS encoding YebC/PmpR family DNA-binding transcriptional regulator: protein MAGHSKWSNIKHKKSRQDAQRGKIFTKISKEIMVAVQQGGEDADSNFKLRLAIQKAKSNNMPNDNIERAIKRGTGDLEGKRFEDIVYEGYGPGGVAVMLDILTDNRNRTAGEIRHIFSKNGGNLGESGCVSWMFNRKGLLVIEKNKEVDEDELLLIALDAGAEDVKSDLDTFQVTCEPEEFESVKNTLDKAGCKLVFQEVSMVPQNTVELNQTDMETMEKLEETLEDHNDVQNVYTNVS from the coding sequence ATGGCTGGACATTCAAAGTGGTCTAATATTAAACATAAAAAATCAAGACAAGATGCCCAGAGAGGAAAGATATTTACAAAAATTTCTAAAGAAATAATGGTAGCGGTACAGCAAGGAGGAGAAGATGCTGACTCAAACTTTAAACTGCGCTTAGCGATACAAAAAGCGAAATCAAATAATATGCCTAATGATAATATAGAGCGGGCAATAAAAAGGGGAACAGGAGATCTTGAAGGTAAGAGGTTTGAAGACATAGTCTATGAGGGCTATGGACCCGGAGGAGTAGCTGTTATGTTAGATATACTAACAGACAACCGTAACAGAACTGCTGGGGAGATAAGACATATTTTCTCTAAAAATGGTGGGAATTTAGGGGAATCAGGTTGTGTTTCCTGGATGTTTAATAGAAAGGGTTTACTTGTAATTGAAAAAAATAAAGAAGTAGATGAGGATGAACTTCTTTTAATTGCCCTAGATGCTGGGGCAGAAGATGTAAAATCAGATTTAGATACATTTCAAGTAACCTGCGAACCTGAAGAGTTTGAATCGGTAAAAAATACTTTAGATAAAGCTGGTTGTAAGCTAGTTTTTCAAGAGGTTTCAATGGTTCCCCAAAATACAGTAGAATTAAATCAAACAGATATGGAGACAATGGAAAAGCTTGAAGAAACATTAGAAGATCATAATGATGTACAAAATGTATATACAAATGTAAGTTAA
- the ruvC gene encoding crossover junction endodeoxyribonuclease RuvC — translation MIILGLDPGIAILGYGVVKKEKHKLKPIDFGTIQTSKELDEPQRLLSLANSLEKLLDIYNPDVVAVEELFFNKNIKTAITVAQARGVILMVILKKGISLYEYTPLQVKQGVVGYGRATKLQVQTMVKTLLNLEKIPKPDDAADGLAIAICHNNFSAMNIISQKAGWSK, via the coding sequence ATGATTATTTTAGGCTTAGATCCTGGCATTGCAATATTAGGGTATGGAGTTGTAAAAAAAGAAAAGCATAAGCTAAAACCTATAGACTTTGGAACTATTCAGACAAGTAAAGAACTAGATGAACCCCAAAGACTTTTAAGTCTAGCTAATTCTTTAGAAAAGCTTTTAGATATATACAATCCTGATGTAGTGGCGGTAGAGGAGTTGTTTTTTAACAAGAATATCAAAACAGCAATTACAGTGGCGCAAGCCAGAGGAGTAATATTAATGGTTATTCTTAAGAAAGGCATAAGTCTTTATGAATATACTCCTTTACAGGTAAAACAAGGGGTAGTAGGATATGGACGAGCAACAAAGTTACAAGTCCAAACTATGGTTAAAACATTGCTGAACTTAGAAAAAATACCAAAACCCGATGATGCTGCTGATGGGTTAGCTATTGCAATTTGTCACAATAACTTTTCTGCAATGAACATAATTTCTCAAAAAGCGGGGTGGAGTAAATGA
- the ruvA gene encoding Holliday junction branch migration protein RuvA: MISFIKGKVHTINEDNLVIDCGSLGYKVYVPIIKTIAQVGQEIFLFTEQIVKEDSTTLYGFTKKEELEVFNKCLSVSGVGPKGALAIVNHLSYTEIISALKNNDYKPFTQVSGIGKKTAQRIVIDLKDKLKNEVDEHDIENDSGEVNYNANLFNQALNGLVTLGYKKNEIDKEIQRVIYAGASDVSTVIKEVLKEVAKGSDS; encoded by the coding sequence ATGATTTCTTTTATAAAGGGGAAAGTACATACAATAAATGAAGATAATCTTGTTATTGACTGTGGCAGCTTAGGATATAAAGTATATGTTCCTATAATCAAAACTATAGCTCAAGTAGGTCAAGAAATTTTCCTTTTTACCGAACAAATAGTTAAAGAGGACAGTACAACTTTGTATGGCTTTACAAAAAAAGAAGAGTTAGAAGTGTTTAATAAATGTTTATCAGTTTCAGGTGTAGGGCCTAAAGGTGCTTTAGCGATAGTGAACCATTTATCATATACTGAAATAATCTCTGCTCTTAAAAATAACGATTATAAGCCGTTTACTCAAGTTAGCGGTATAGGTAAAAAAACAGCACAACGTATCGTCATAGACTTAAAAGATAAATTGAAGAATGAAGTGGATGAACATGACATAGAAAATGATTCTGGAGAGGTTAACTATAATGCGAACTTATTTAATCAAGCTTTAAATGGGCTAGTTACATTAGGTTACAAAAAAAATGAAATTGATAAAGAAATACAGAGAGTTATTTATGCAGGCGCTAGTGATGTGTCTACTGTTATTAAAGAAGTTTTGAAAGAGGTTGCTAAAGGGAGTGATAGTTAA
- the ruvB gene encoding Holliday junction branch migration DNA helicase RuvB — protein MEGRIVSANKQQEDVKELSLRPQNFNQYIGQSKAKENLNIFIQAAKERNEPLDHVLLYGPPGLGKTTLANIIANEMGAGFKVTSGPTIERAGDLAAILSSLQPFDVLFIDEIHRLNRTVEEILYPALEDFSLDIMLGKGPGAQSVRIDIPPFTLVGATTRAGALSSPLRDRFGIISRLEFYNEYDLIDIITRTAEILEVDIALDGAKEIACRSRGTPRIANRILKRIRDIAQIKGKGVIDVGIAKSGLELLEIDEHGLDNADRMVLKTMVDVYDGGPVGLDSVAATINEESTTIEDVIEPFLLQIGMINRTPRGRVVTEKGYNHIR, from the coding sequence ATGGAGGGGAGAATAGTATCTGCCAATAAACAGCAGGAGGATGTCAAAGAGTTAAGTTTGAGACCTCAGAATTTTAATCAATACATAGGACAAAGTAAAGCCAAAGAGAATTTAAATATTTTTATTCAGGCTGCTAAAGAAAGAAATGAGCCATTAGATCATGTCTTACTATATGGCCCCCCAGGGCTTGGGAAAACTACTCTAGCGAATATTATAGCTAATGAAATGGGGGCAGGTTTTAAAGTTACGTCAGGCCCAACTATTGAAAGAGCTGGAGATTTAGCAGCAATTTTGTCTAGTTTGCAACCTTTTGATGTGCTGTTTATAGATGAAATTCATAGATTAAATAGAACAGTAGAAGAAATTCTGTATCCGGCATTGGAAGATTTTTCTCTTGATATAATGCTTGGTAAAGGTCCAGGTGCTCAATCAGTGCGAATCGATATTCCGCCATTTACCCTAGTAGGGGCAACTACTAGGGCTGGTGCATTGTCTTCACCGTTGCGGGATAGATTTGGTATAATTTCTAGATTAGAATTTTACAATGAATATGACCTTATTGATATAATAACTAGAACTGCTGAAATTTTAGAAGTTGATATAGCGTTAGACGGAGCAAAGGAAATTGCCTGTCGGTCAAGGGGAACGCCAAGAATAGCTAATAGGATCCTAAAAAGAATCAGAGACATAGCACAAATAAAGGGCAAGGGTGTTATAGACGTAGGTATTGCAAAAAGTGGACTAGAATTATTAGAAATAGATGAACATGGGCTAGATAATGCAGATAGAATGGTGTTAAAAACTATGGTAGATGTGTATGACGGAGGTCCAGTAGGGTTAGATAGCGTAGCAGCAACTATTAACGAGGAATCTACAACTATTGAAGATGTTATTGAACCGTTTTTGCTACAAATTGGAATGATTAACAGAACCCCTAGAGGGCGAGTGGTGACAGAAAAAGGATATAATCATATCCGTTAA
- a CDS encoding DUF2905 domain-containing protein, with protein MNFGKVLIVAGILLIVLGGFITLGGKLPPLGRLPGDIVYRSGNVTFYFPLTTMILISITLSFLLRLLR; from the coding sequence ATGAATTTTGGCAAAGTGTTGATAGTAGCCGGTATTTTGCTAATTGTTTTAGGGGGATTTATTACTTTAGGTGGCAAGCTTCCACCCTTGGGAAGATTACCAGGAGATATAGTATATAGAAGTGGGAATGTAACTTTTTACTTTCCATTAACTACCATGATACTTATTTCTATTACCTTAAGCTTTTTATTACGCTTACTGCGATAA
- a CDS encoding SpoIID/LytB domain-containing protein, whose protein sequence is MDRMFSKIIITLIVVSICSSFFYGGENIQFAEAAQQEIRVGLHFGSNALDAVNLTSNDNNTLKAYHNSTEHPLYSAEGNFKFSVTNVEGVSTVFNDRDVTQVVKIYEELKKNDVPAFYGFNGLWHVLVPTEQVNQVTEVNSSLRPSNFSVSNSVIKVENQNTTVALFEQVDQNTVLRLHSDEEFVSFNNGSKYRGFMEIVKENNSFKVINQLDLDLYLRGVVPYEMSPSWPTEALAAQAVAARTYAVRNWNKYRSRGFNVCATVNSQVYKGYNSSYETPRIVDAITKTEGEIITFNGNPIDAVYHSHSGGHTEDSENVWGGTLSYLRGVEDPYSTRSGSMLDDWTYETVIEGIDEHGRTGFKDELVSRGHLDANFEIADIEVVAFDSGRVDYLLLTSEQGEKVKVTGRQIFGAFHNNTSPGGSQRLWSRVFDVKMDSNTYIKSGHGVDKVSVDKFSVVGDNQTSAISGENTYVLTSSGKNSLPTRPENITLDGSGWGHGAGMSQWGARQMAVEGYNYREILEYYYRQVQVR, encoded by the coding sequence ATGGATAGGATGTTTAGCAAAATAATCATAACATTAATTGTAGTAAGCATTTGTAGTTCTTTTTTCTATGGCGGGGAGAATATTCAGTTTGCTGAAGCAGCTCAACAAGAGATAAGAGTGGGTTTGCATTTTGGCAGTAATGCATTAGATGCTGTAAATTTAACTAGCAACGATAATAATACATTAAAAGCATATCATAATAGCACCGAGCATCCTCTGTATAGCGCTGAGGGGAATTTTAAATTCTCAGTAACCAATGTTGAAGGGGTTTCAACTGTATTTAATGATAGAGATGTGACACAAGTTGTTAAAATTTACGAAGAGTTGAAGAAAAATGATGTTCCAGCCTTTTATGGTTTTAATGGACTTTGGCATGTCCTAGTTCCTACTGAACAAGTAAATCAGGTAACGGAAGTTAATTCTTCATTAAGGCCCAGTAATTTTTCTGTATCAAATTCTGTTATAAAAGTTGAAAATCAAAACACAACAGTGGCTTTATTTGAACAAGTGGATCAAAATACTGTACTAAGACTACATAGCGATGAAGAGTTTGTATCCTTTAATAATGGTTCAAAGTACCGTGGTTTTATGGAAATAGTAAAAGAAAACAACAGTTTTAAGGTAATAAATCAGCTGGATCTGGATCTTTACTTGAGGGGGGTTGTCCCTTATGAGATGTCCCCATCCTGGCCAACCGAAGCTTTAGCAGCACAGGCCGTTGCTGCTAGAACTTACGCTGTTAGAAATTGGAATAAATACAGAAGTAGAGGGTTTAATGTTTGTGCTACCGTTAATAGTCAAGTATATAAAGGCTATAATTCAAGTTATGAGACGCCAAGAATTGTAGATGCTATTACAAAAACAGAAGGAGAAATTATAACCTTTAATGGCAATCCTATTGACGCAGTTTACCACTCTCATAGTGGAGGACATACAGAAGATAGTGAAAATGTATGGGGTGGAACACTTTCATATCTAAGAGGTGTGGAAGATCCCTATTCTACAAGGTCTGGATCTATGCTAGATGATTGGACCTATGAAACGGTTATTGAGGGAATTGATGAACATGGACGAACAGGATTTAAAGACGAATTAGTTTCTAGAGGTCATTTAGATGCAAACTTTGAAATTGCAGATATAGAGGTTGTAGCTTTTGACAGCGGCAGAGTGGATTACCTGCTATTAACTTCTGAGCAAGGTGAGAAAGTTAAAGTTACGGGAAGACAAATTTTTGGAGCCTTCCATAATAACACTTCCCCTGGAGGATCTCAACGTCTATGGAGTAGAGTATTTGATGTAAAGATGGACTCAAACACATATATTAAATCCGGACATGGTGTTGACAAAGTTAGCGTTGATAAATTCTCAGTAGTAGGAGATAATCAAACTTCAGCTATTAGTGGAGAAAATACTTATGTACTTACATCCTCCGGGAAAAACTCACTGCCTACAAGACCTGAAAACATAACATTAGATGGAAGTGGCTGGGGTCACGGAGCAGGTATGAGTCAGTGGGGGGCAAGGCAGATGGCTGTGGAAGGGTATAATTACCGAGAAATTTTGGAATATTATTATAGACAAGTACAGGTTAGATAA
- the queA gene encoding tRNA preQ1(34) S-adenosylmethionine ribosyltransferase-isomerase QueA has translation MRLEDFNFNLPEKLIAQKPSQRRDNSRLLVLQKDKEEDFVSHKKFKDIIELLNPNDLLVFNNTKVIPARIFGYKDTGAKIEVLLVKKVDEFSWECLAKPGKKLKVGTVVEFSNEIKGEIMGDTDFGGKVIKFNFSDMDFMERLEKAGELPLPPYIKETPSDYGRYQTVYAKEPGAVAAPTAGLHFTDDLLDKIDKKGINTAFVTLHVGLGTFMPVQVENVLEHKMHSEFYSIDKETINKIEDCKKSGGRIIAVGTTVVRTLETAANNSNLKAESGWTDIFIYPGFDFKVVDALITNFHLPKSTLMMLVSALASKQKIDAAYKEAVDEEYRFFSFGDSMFIC, from the coding sequence TTGAGATTAGAAGATTTTAATTTTAATTTACCGGAAAAGCTTATAGCACAAAAACCATCACAAAGGCGGGATAATTCCCGCCTATTAGTGTTACAAAAAGATAAAGAGGAAGACTTTGTTTCTCACAAAAAATTTAAAGACATAATAGAGTTATTAAATCCAAATGACCTTCTTGTATTCAATAACACTAAGGTTATACCGGCTCGTATTTTTGGGTATAAAGATACAGGAGCGAAAATAGAAGTTTTGCTAGTTAAAAAAGTAGATGAATTTAGTTGGGAATGTTTAGCTAAACCAGGGAAAAAGTTAAAGGTAGGTACAGTAGTAGAATTTTCAAATGAAATAAAAGGTGAAATTATGGGTGATACAGACTTTGGTGGAAAGGTAATTAAATTTAATTTCTCCGATATGGACTTTATGGAAAGGTTGGAAAAAGCAGGGGAGCTACCGTTACCACCCTATATTAAGGAAACACCAAGCGACTACGGACGCTATCAAACTGTATATGCTAAAGAACCTGGGGCTGTGGCTGCTCCTACAGCTGGGCTACACTTTACAGATGACTTACTTGATAAAATAGATAAAAAAGGGATAAATACAGCTTTTGTTACCCTTCATGTGGGTCTGGGAACATTCATGCCAGTCCAAGTTGAAAATGTGTTAGAACATAAGATGCATTCTGAATTTTATTCTATCGATAAAGAAACTATAAATAAGATAGAAGATTGCAAGAAATCAGGTGGTCGTATAATAGCAGTTGGAACAACCGTGGTAAGGACTTTAGAAACTGCTGCTAATAATAGTAATTTAAAAGCTGAAAGTGGATGGACAGATATATTTATCTATCCTGGTTTTGATTTTAAAGTGGTAGATGCATTAATTACAAACTTTCACCTACCAAAGTCAACTCTTATGATGCTAGTTAGTGCATTAGCATCAAAACAAAAAATAGACGCAGCATATAAAGAGGCCGTAGATGAAGAATATAGATTTTTTTCCTTTGGGGACAGCATGTTTATATGTTAA
- the tgt gene encoding tRNA guanosine(34) transglycosylase Tgt, translating into MAIKYELLKECPDTNARAGLLHTPHGTIETPIFMPVGTLATVKTMDPRDLEEINAQIILSNTYHLYLRPGHEIVKQAGGLHRFMNWNRPILTDSGGFQVFSLGDLRKITEEGVTFRSHIDGSKHFFSPESVMDIENALGADIIMAFDECIPYPATFDYAKDSVERTTRWARRCKEAHKNIENQALFGIIQGGMYNDLRTRSAEDILDIDFPGIAVGGLSVGEPKEEMYRVLEHTVPLIPKNKPRYLMGVGSADALLEGVGRGIDMFDCVLPTRIARNGTAMTATGRVVIRNASYAKDFSPIEDGCQCYVCRNYTRAYLRHLIKCNEILGFKLITYHNLYYLLSLMKDMRSAILEGNFLHFYKSAIDKIKL; encoded by the coding sequence ATGGCAATAAAATATGAATTGCTAAAGGAGTGTCCAGACACAAATGCGAGAGCTGGGCTATTACATACACCTCATGGAACAATAGAAACACCAATATTTATGCCTGTAGGAACACTAGCGACAGTGAAAACTATGGATCCAAGGGATTTAGAGGAGATCAATGCTCAAATTATTTTAAGTAATACATATCATTTGTATTTGCGTCCCGGTCACGAGATTGTAAAACAAGCGGGTGGTCTTCACAGGTTTATGAATTGGAATCGTCCGATTTTGACAGATAGTGGTGGTTTTCAAGTATTTAGCCTAGGAGATTTGCGGAAAATTACAGAAGAAGGTGTTACATTTCGATCGCATATAGATGGATCAAAGCATTTTTTTAGTCCAGAAAGTGTAATGGATATTGAGAATGCCTTAGGAGCCGATATTATTATGGCCTTTGATGAATGTATACCTTACCCTGCAACTTTTGACTATGCTAAAGACTCTGTAGAAAGAACAACACGCTGGGCTAGACGTTGTAAAGAAGCTCATAAAAACATTGAAAACCAAGCGTTGTTTGGAATAATTCAAGGTGGAATGTATAATGACTTAAGAACACGTAGTGCTGAGGATATTTTAGATATTGACTTTCCTGGTATTGCAGTTGGTGGTCTGAGTGTTGGAGAGCCCAAAGAAGAGATGTATAGAGTGCTAGAACATACAGTTCCATTAATCCCGAAGAATAAACCAAGATATTTGATGGGTGTAGGTTCTGCAGATGCATTACTTGAAGGCGTAGGCAGAGGTATAGATATGTTTGATTGTGTGTTACCTACTAGAATAGCAAGAAATGGGACAGCTATGACAGCCACCGGAAGAGTTGTGATTAGGAATGCCTCATATGCAAAAGATTTTTCCCCAATTGAGGATGGCTGTCAATGTTATGTATGTAGAAATTATACAAGGGCATATTTAAGGCATCTTATAAAGTGTAATGAAATTCTTGGTTTTAAATTAATTACATATCATAATCTGTATTATTTACTTAGTTTAATGAAAGATATGCGTTCCGCAATTTTAGAAGGTAATTTTTTGCATTTTTATAAAAGTGCAATAGATAAAATAAAATTATAA
- the yajC gene encoding preprotein translocase subunit YajC — translation MELLQALMPFIVLIVVFYFFLIRPQQKQQKARQNMLSELKEGDKIITIGGIFGTLTEIKEDQVKIKIADKTEIKAQRYAVEKVVD, via the coding sequence ATGGAGTTATTGCAAGCTTTAATGCCGTTTATCGTATTAATTGTGGTGTTTTACTTTTTCTTAATTCGACCACAACAAAAGCAACAAAAGGCTAGACAAAATATGTTATCTGAGTTAAAAGAAGGGGATAAGATAATCACAATTGGTGGTATATTTGGCACACTGACTGAAATAAAAGAGGACCAAGTAAAAATTAAAATAGCTGATAAAACAGAAATTAAAGCACAACGTTACGCTGTTGAAAAAGTAGTAGATTAA
- a CDS encoding TIGR04086 family membrane protein has product MKRRKKYSVKQQSSGKSFAYGLFSSIILSVIVLLLWSIIMSFSSVSDSTIKSVVIVTIVTSIFAGGFVSAKMSKQKGWMIGGFVGVTYLVVLLFMGSAVSTPDITLTAPINLVFGFLVGAIGGVMALNL; this is encoded by the coding sequence GTGAAGAGAAGAAAAAAATATAGTGTAAAGCAGCAATCTAGTGGTAAAAGCTTTGCTTACGGACTATTTTCTAGTATAATTCTTTCTGTTATAGTGCTTTTACTGTGGTCAATTATAATGAGTTTTAGCTCAGTTTCTGATTCAACTATAAAGTCAGTTGTAATAGTAACAATAGTTACAAGTATTTTTGCAGGGGGGTTTGTTAGTGCAAAAATGTCAAAACAAAAAGGTTGGATGATAGGGGGATTTGTTGGAGTTACTTATCTAGTGGTACTTCTATTTATGGGGAGTGCTGTATCTACACCAGATATAACCTTAACTGCTCCTATTAATTTAGTGTTTGGTTTTTTGGTTGGAGCCATAGGAGGAGTAATGGCTTTAAACTTATAA
- a CDS encoding chromate transporter, translated as MSALIQLFVSFFKIGIISFGGGYAMIPLIEREIIENQGWLTEAQFLDIIAVAEMTPGPIAVNSATYIGYQTEGLLGAVAATLGVVTPSFIAMIVLAYVITKSQHLKAVKGALKSIVAGVVALIGFATIKIALSTGLVNFSEGVKIDYVATFIAIAAFSLLKFTKIHPVLILIGFGFLGIIVY; from the coding sequence TTGAGCGCACTTATACAACTTTTTGTAAGTTTTTTTAAAATTGGAATTATAAGCTTCGGTGGTGGCTATGCTATGATTCCTCTAATAGAGCGGGAAATTATTGAAAACCAAGGTTGGTTGACAGAGGCACAATTTTTAGATATTATCGCCGTAGCAGAGATGACTCCCGGTCCCATTGCAGTCAATTCAGCAACTTATATTGGATATCAAACCGAAGGATTGTTAGGAGCTGTTGCTGCCACTTTAGGAGTTGTTACTCCTTCTTTTATTGCCATGATTGTTCTGGCTTACGTTATAACGAAAAGTCAGCATTTAAAAGCTGTTAAAGGAGCTTTAAAATCCATAGTAGCTGGAGTAGTAGCATTAATAGGTTTTGCTACAATTAAAATTGCATTAAGTACTGGGTTAGTTAACTTTTCTGAGGGGGTTAAAATAGACTATGTAGCTACTTTTATAGCAATAGCAGCTTTCTCATTACTAAAGTTTACAAAAATTCACCCAGTCCTTATTTTGATTGGTTTTGGTTTCTTAGGAATAATTGTTTATTGA